The genomic DNA TCGTGGTGAGCATGCCGGAGCGCAGCACGATGTAGCGCAGCAGGTTGCCGATCGACTCGGCCTTGGTCAGCGTCACCGGCTGCCGGCACTGGACGAACACCCCCGAGGAGAGGTGATCCTGGAGGTTCTTGCCGACCTCGGGCAGGTCGCGCACGAGCGCGACGCCGGCGTCGCGCAGCTCGTCGGCCGCGCCCACGCCCGAGCGCATGAGCAGGTGGGGCGAGCCGATGGCGCCCGCCGCCAGGATCACCTCGCGCCTGGCCCTGATCTGGGCGCCCCCGCTGTGTTCGATGCCGGTGGCGCGCGTGCCGTCGAAGACCACGCGGTCCACGGTCGCGCCGGTGATCACCGTGAGGTTGGACCGCTTGAGCGCGGGACGCAGGTAGGCGTCGGCGGCGCTCCACCTGCGGCCGCGGTTCTGGTTGACGGGCGTCGGGCTGTAGCCCTCGTTGGAGGGGCCGTTGAGCTCGTCCAGGCGGTGCAGTCCCAGCTCGGCGCAGGCACGCAGGAAGGCGGCCGTGGTGATGTTGGGGCTGCGCAGCTCGGAGACGTACAGCGGGCCGGCCTCGCCGTACACGCCGCCGCGGTTGCTGCCGGCCCGGCGCTCGGCCCGCTTGAAGTACGGCAGGACCTCCTCGTACGACCAGCCGGGCACCGCCCACTGGTCGTAGTCGAGCCGGTGGCCGCGCACCCACATCTGGGCGTTGATGGACGACGAGCCGCCGATCACCCTGCCCCTCGGCCAGTAGAGCTCCCGGCCGGACATCTCGGGCTGCTTGGCCGTGGTGTAGTTCCAGTCGTAGGCGGTCTTGAACAGCTTGGCGAACCCCGCGGGCATGCGGATCTCCAGCTTGTCGTCGCGACCGCCCGCCTCGACCAGCGCCACCGACACCCCCGGATCGGCCGACAACCGGTTGGCCAGCACGCAGCCGGCCGACCCCGCGCCGACGATCACGTAGTCGTACTCCATGACTCCTCCAGGGATGAGCGACGTGGTACCTGCTTACTCCAGGCGGACAGGCTCGTCCATAACCGTGTGTGGCCCTCGTCACCTACTGGCCGGTAGGGTGCGCTGCGAGGATAGCGCGCAAGCCGCGAAGAGGGAGGAAGGCGTCCATGCTCAACCTGTCTGTCGTCCTGGAGGACAGCGCCCGCAACAACCCCGACGGCACGGCCGTGGTCTTCGGCGACATGCGACTGCCGTATTCCATGATCGACACGGTGGCGTCCCAGGTGGCCAACCTGCTCGTCTCGCGCGGCATCGGCAAGGGCGACAAGGTCGCGCTGGCCTGCCCCAACCTGCCGTACTTCCCCTTCGTCTACTACGGCATCCTCAAGGCCGGGGCGACGGTCGTCCCGCTGAACGTGCTGCTGCAGAGCCGGGAGATCGCCTACCACCTCGACGACTGCGAGGCCAAGGCGCTGTTCTGCTTCGAGGGCACGCCGGAGCTGCCGCTGGGCGAGCGGGGCCGGGCGGGCTTCGAGGCGGCCGAGGGCTGCGAGCACTTCTTCGTGCTGCCGGCCACGCCGCTGGCCACCGAGTCGGTGCACGGCGAGTCGATCTGGGCGGCGCTCGGCGGGATGCCGGCGGAGTTCGAGACGGTGCAGACCTCGGGCGACGACACCGCGGTGATCCTCTACACCTCCGGCACCACCGGACAGCCGAAGGGCGCCGAGCTGAGCCACCAGAACATGCTGATGAACGTCGTGGTCTGCGATGAGATGTTCCCGTCGGCAGCCGACGGCGACGTGTTCATGGCAGTGCTGCCGCTGTTCCACTCCTTCGGGCAGACGGTCATCATGAACACCGGCTTCCGCCGGGGCGCCGCCGTCGTGCTGATGCCGCGCTTCGAGCCCGGTGACGCCCTCGCGCTGATGCGCCGGGAGGGCGTCACGTTCTTCGCCGGGGTGCCGACCATGTACTGGGGCCTGCTGACGAAGATCCACGCCGAGGGCGCCGAGGTGCCGGACACGCTGAAAGTGGCGGTGGCCGGCGGCGCGTCCTCGCCGGTGGAGGTGCTCAGGGACTTCGAGCGCACCTTCGGCATCGGCATCCTGGAGGGGTACGGCCTGTCGGAGACCTCGCCGGTGGCCAGCTTCAACCAGCCGGGCCGGCCCACCAAGCCCGGCACGATCGGCACGCCCATCTGGGGCGTGGAGATGAAGCTGATCGACGGCGACTGGAAGACGGTCGAGGGCGAGGGGCCGGGCGAGATCGCGATCCGCGGCCACAACATCATGAAGGGCTACTACAACCGGCCCGAGGCCACAGCGGAGGTCATGCACGACGGCTGGTTCCGCACCGGCGACATCGCGACCCGCGACGCCGACGGCTACTACGCGATCATCGACCGGGCCAAGGACATGATCATCCGTGGTGGCTTCAACGTCTACCCGCGGGAGTTGGAGGAGGTGCTGATGACGCACGAGGCCGTCTCCCTCGCCGCCGTCGTGGGCGTGCCGCACGACTCCCACGGCGAGGAGGTCAAGGCCTACGTCA from Nonomuraea muscovyensis includes the following:
- a CDS encoding GMC family oxidoreductase, which translates into the protein MEYDYVIVGAGSAGCVLANRLSADPGVSVALVEAGGRDDKLEIRMPAGFAKLFKTAYDWNYTTAKQPEMSGRELYWPRGRVIGGSSSINAQMWVRGHRLDYDQWAVPGWSYEEVLPYFKRAERRAGSNRGGVYGEAGPLYVSELRSPNITTAAFLRACAELGLHRLDELNGPSNEGYSPTPVNQNRGRRWSAADAYLRPALKRSNLTVITGATVDRVVFDGTRATGIEHSGGAQIRARREVILAAGAIGSPHLLMRSGVGAADELRDAGVALVRDLPEVGKNLQDHLSSGVFVQCRQPVTLTKAESIGNLLRYIVLRSGMLTTNVGEAVAFVRTSPREPAPDIELIFAPGPFIDHGLTPPTGHGLTVGVILLQPESRGRVGLNGRDVVIDPAYLSREADVRRLVAGLKTARQIFATAAMKPYAGGPMPPYQGQESDDELAQWVRERGETLYHPVGTCRMGTDEESVVDPELRVRGVEGLRVVDVSIMPTPNRGHTHAPAIMIGEKGADLILAPGGGRERP
- a CDS encoding long-chain-fatty-acid--CoA ligase; amino-acid sequence: MLNLSVVLEDSARNNPDGTAVVFGDMRLPYSMIDTVASQVANLLVSRGIGKGDKVALACPNLPYFPFVYYGILKAGATVVPLNVLLQSREIAYHLDDCEAKALFCFEGTPELPLGERGRAGFEAAEGCEHFFVLPATPLATESVHGESIWAALGGMPAEFETVQTSGDDTAVILYTSGTTGQPKGAELSHQNMLMNVVVCDEMFPSAADGDVFMAVLPLFHSFGQTVIMNTGFRRGAAVVLMPRFEPGDALALMRREGVTFFAGVPTMYWGLLTKIHAEGAEVPDTLKVAVAGGASSPVEVLRDFERTFGIGILEGYGLSETSPVASFNQPGRPTKPGTIGTPIWGVEMKLIDGDWKTVEGEGPGEIAIRGHNIMKGYYNRPEATAEVMHDGWFRTGDIATRDADGYYAIIDRAKDMIIRGGFNVYPRELEEVLMTHEAVSLAAVVGVPHDSHGEEVKAYVIRTPGSAITEEELIAWCRENMAAYKYPRIVEFRDALPMTATGKILKRELR